A genomic window from Streptomyces sp. NBC_00234 includes:
- a CDS encoding response regulator transcription factor has product MIRVLIADDEPMIRAGVRAVLSTDPGIDIVAEAADGQDAVELVRLHRPQVAVLDIRMPKVNGIQAAAEIRRTAPATGVIMLTTFGEDDYILQALGGGAAGFLIKSGEPEELIAGVRAVADGAAYLSPKVAARVVAHLASSGASALAGRREAARERVDGLTSREREVLSFLGSGLSNGQIARRLHVVEGTVKAHVSSVLARLGVDNRAAAAVVAHEAGVVPPPAAGHP; this is encoded by the coding sequence ATGATCCGGGTACTGATCGCCGACGACGAGCCGATGATCCGCGCGGGCGTACGGGCCGTACTGTCCACCGATCCGGGCATCGACATCGTCGCCGAGGCCGCCGACGGACAGGACGCGGTGGAGCTGGTCCGGCTCCACCGCCCCCAGGTCGCCGTGCTCGACATCCGTATGCCGAAGGTCAACGGCATCCAGGCGGCGGCCGAGATCCGCAGGACGGCACCGGCCACCGGTGTGATCATGCTGACGACCTTCGGGGAGGACGACTACATCCTCCAGGCACTGGGGGGCGGCGCCGCCGGATTCCTGATCAAGTCGGGCGAGCCCGAGGAACTGATCGCGGGGGTACGGGCGGTGGCCGACGGCGCCGCCTATCTGTCACCGAAGGTCGCGGCCCGGGTGGTCGCCCACCTCGCGTCGAGCGGGGCCAGCGCCCTGGCCGGCCGGCGGGAGGCCGCCCGGGAGCGGGTCGACGGGCTCACCTCCCGGGAGCGCGAAGTGCTGTCCTTCCTCGGCAGCGGCTTGTCCAACGGCCAGATCGCCCGTCGGCTGCATGTGGTCGAAGGCACGGTCAAGGCGCACGTCAGCTCCGTCCTGGCCCGCCTGGGAGTCGACAACCGGGCGGCTGCCGCCGTGGTCGCCCACGAGGCCGGTGTCGTTCCCCCACCGGCGGCCGGCCACCCGTGA
- a CDS encoding sensor histidine kinase, giving the protein MNETTTENGTAPAPVVDGTAAPAAATAGFRHLLDPGNLPAAATAATAALSAVSPWWAVPTVITAFLAGRQPGRTRPAALVLVAVLAAGVVAVALVPSWLPLGNRFVGVVVLAVMPPWFVGRFRRQYQKLARAGWERAGHLERERRLVGEQARLLERARIAQDMHDMLGHDLSLIALSAGALQLSPGLEDHHRRSAQEIRTRAAAAVERLGEVIGVLREETDGAPTRPSDTGLAQLVGEVSASGLAVELRVDGEGADLPPVVERAAHRVVQEALTNVARHAPSATARIHVSHTAAETEVSVTNGPGQTVSAPRSHRGGHGLVGLDERVRLAGGTFAYGPRGDGFAVVARIPHVRPAQSAAPAPPRGHEGGLPPEYRRARRRAGRTLVVAVMLPLVTGAVLTGC; this is encoded by the coding sequence GTGAACGAGACCACGACCGAGAACGGGACCGCGCCCGCGCCCGTCGTAGACGGGACCGCGGCTCCGGCAGCCGCGACCGCCGGATTCCGCCACCTGCTGGACCCCGGCAACCTGCCGGCGGCGGCCACGGCGGCAACGGCCGCCCTGAGCGCGGTGAGCCCGTGGTGGGCCGTGCCGACAGTGATCACCGCGTTCCTGGCGGGACGGCAGCCGGGCAGGACGCGTCCGGCGGCACTGGTCCTGGTCGCGGTCCTGGCTGCCGGTGTGGTGGCCGTGGCCCTGGTGCCCTCGTGGCTCCCGCTGGGGAACCGGTTCGTGGGGGTGGTGGTCCTCGCCGTCATGCCGCCGTGGTTCGTGGGCCGGTTCCGGCGCCAGTACCAGAAGTTGGCCAGGGCCGGCTGGGAGCGGGCCGGGCACCTGGAGCGGGAGCGCCGACTCGTCGGCGAGCAGGCGAGGCTGCTCGAACGGGCCCGCATCGCGCAGGACATGCACGACATGCTCGGCCACGACCTCAGCCTGATCGCACTGTCGGCCGGGGCACTGCAGCTCTCCCCCGGCCTGGAGGACCACCACCGTCGGTCCGCACAGGAGATCAGGACCAGGGCCGCTGCCGCGGTGGAGCGCCTGGGCGAGGTGATCGGCGTCCTGCGCGAGGAGACGGACGGCGCGCCGACACGGCCCTCGGACACCGGCCTCGCGCAGCTGGTCGGCGAGGTGTCCGCGTCCGGTCTCGCGGTCGAACTGCGCGTCGATGGCGAGGGGGCGGACCTTCCGCCGGTGGTCGAACGGGCCGCGCACCGCGTGGTGCAGGAGGCGCTGACCAATGTGGCCAGACACGCGCCCAGCGCGACGGCCAGGATTCACGTCTCGCACACGGCGGCGGAGACGGAGGTCTCCGTGACGAACGGTCCCGGGCAGACCGTGTCCGCTCCTCGCTCCCACAGGGGCGGTCACGGCCTCGTCGGACTCGACGAGCGCGTGCGACTGGCCGGAGGCACGTTCGCGTACGGCCCCCGGGGCGACGGATTCGCGGTCGTGGCCCGGATTCCGCACGTACGCCCGGCGCAGTCCGCCGCCCCAGCGCCTCCCCGCGGGCACGAGGGCGGACTGCCGCCGGAGTACCGCCGTGCCCGACGGCGTGCCGGCCGCACCCTGGTCGTCGCGGTGATGCTGCCCCTGGTGACCGGCGCGGTGCTGACCGGGTGCTGA
- a CDS encoding 3-oxoacyl-[acyl-carrier-protein] synthase III C-terminal domain-containing protein, giving the protein MDLTSPAPGTAPLGRPADTEPFPYEIAGAHADVGTVIGMDAWAERTRVPDRHRPGHHLGGAAITRLLGVQGKSWDPARFAGVESVAAVARQAMDHAGLTPSDITAVVVVTCTPYQVMLDQDTFALMRQLNIPDRVPPVQLGAGCAGLARAAAVVSAMRAERALVVAYNITSLVSTGPDGTLLPQYAENSAHPHGKNMWASPALFSDGVAALVLRRSEEADGVLLYSRDSLAFDGGPGITDPLIHFLGGGAARPAGTPGADELSAYGMNSPEIRRYYSAGMRLNHQALESARPGYLKEVTRLYTHQAHPFLVDAFLAETDIPAEMAPGNARAIGNTAAPSTLALLHADQEAGSLAGGDLVCFSVVGSGPERGAFLAPLAVR; this is encoded by the coding sequence ATGGATCTCACCAGCCCTGCCCCCGGCACCGCCCCGCTCGGCCGTCCGGCGGACACCGAGCCGTTCCCGTACGAGATCGCGGGCGCCCACGCGGATGTGGGAACCGTCATCGGCATGGACGCATGGGCGGAACGGACCCGCGTCCCGGACCGGCACCGGCCCGGCCACCACCTGGGCGGTGCGGCCATCACCAGACTGCTCGGCGTGCAGGGCAAGAGCTGGGACCCGGCACGCTTCGCGGGCGTCGAGTCGGTCGCCGCCGTCGCCCGGCAGGCCATGGACCACGCGGGCCTGACCCCCTCCGACATCACCGCGGTCGTCGTCGTCACCTGCACGCCCTACCAGGTGATGCTCGACCAGGACACCTTCGCGCTCATGCGGCAGCTGAACATCCCCGACCGCGTGCCGCCGGTCCAACTGGGCGCGGGCTGCGCGGGTCTGGCCCGCGCGGCGGCGGTCGTCTCGGCCATGCGAGCCGAACGCGCCCTGGTCGTCGCGTACAACATCACGAGCCTCGTGAGCACCGGCCCCGACGGCACCCTGCTTCCGCAGTACGCCGAGAACTCCGCCCACCCGCACGGCAAGAACATGTGGGCCTCCCCCGCCCTCTTCTCCGACGGAGTGGCGGCCCTGGTCCTGCGCCGCAGCGAGGAGGCCGACGGGGTGCTGCTCTACTCCCGCGACAGCCTGGCCTTCGACGGCGGCCCCGGCATCACCGACCCGCTGATCCACTTCCTCGGCGGCGGCGCCGCCCGGCCGGCCGGCACTCCCGGAGCCGACGAGCTCTCCGCGTACGGGATGAACTCGCCCGAGATCCGCCGGTACTACAGCGCCGGCATGAGGCTCAACCACCAGGCGCTGGAGTCGGCGCGGCCCGGCTACCTCAAGGAGGTCACGCGCCTGTACACGCACCAGGCCCATCCCTTCCTCGTCGACGCGTTCCTGGCCGAGACGGACATCCCCGCGGAGATGGCCCCGGGCAACGCCCGCGCCATCGGCAACACCGCCGCCCCGTCCACCCTCGCGCTGCTGCACGCCGACCAGGAGGCCGGGAGCCTGGCCGGCGGCGACCTGGTGTGCTTCTCGGTGGTCGGCTCGGGCCCGGAACGGGGCGCGTTCCTCGCACCGCTCGCGGTGCGCTGA
- a CDS encoding SDR family NAD(P)-dependent oxidoreductase, which produces MRAVVTGGTAGLGRHLAEGFLAAGAQVMCGARGEGQVGELVERYGESVGYTSADVRDPSSVDGLMAETADRFGGVDIVVANAGITRNGTVRKLSPADWREVMSTNVDGVFHTVQAALPHLERSGGGTILTLSSAMTGRIAPGASAYVASKAAIEAFTRCCAVEFATRRVRVNCLSPGILTVGMGEAVCADERLKEAYWPRLLAGRAGTPQEAVSAAVFLVSPAASYVNGQVLEVNGGLL; this is translated from the coding sequence ATGCGGGCGGTCGTCACCGGTGGTACCGCCGGTCTGGGACGGCACCTCGCCGAAGGCTTCCTCGCGGCGGGGGCGCAGGTGATGTGCGGTGCCAGGGGCGAGGGTCAGGTCGGTGAACTCGTCGAGCGGTACGGCGAGTCCGTCGGCTACACGTCCGCCGACGTACGCGACCCCTCGTCCGTCGACGGCCTGATGGCCGAGACCGCCGACCGGTTCGGTGGTGTGGACATCGTCGTCGCCAACGCCGGCATCACCCGCAACGGCACGGTGCGCAAGCTCAGTCCGGCGGACTGGCGCGAGGTGATGAGCACCAACGTGGACGGCGTGTTCCACACCGTCCAGGCCGCGTTGCCCCACCTGGAGCGCAGTGGTGGCGGGACGATCCTGACCCTGTCCTCCGCGATGACCGGCCGGATCGCCCCCGGGGCGAGCGCGTACGTGGCGTCGAAGGCGGCGATCGAGGCGTTCACCCGTTGCTGCGCGGTGGAGTTCGCCACCCGGCGGGTCCGGGTGAACTGTCTGTCGCCCGGCATCCTCACCGTGGGCATGGGCGAAGCGGTCTGCGCGGACGAACGGCTGAAGGAGGCGTACTGGCCGCGACTGCTCGCCGGACGGGCGGGAACGCCCCAGGAGGCGGTCAGCGCGGCGGTGTTCCTGGTCAGCCCGGCAGCCTCGTACGTCAACGGGCAGGTCCTCGAAGTGAACGGCGGACTGCTGTGA
- a CDS encoding enoyl-CoA hydratase/isomerase family protein: MSVRIAYEDDVAWVCLDRAPLNLFDTAQQLGAELALCELEDREGLRAVVFTGAHGHFSAGGDVKEMGTLPPDEVADYAERISRLTRQVAALPVPVIAAAEGFVLGGGCELALAADVRICTPTARFALPETPLGLIPGAGGTQRLPRLIGLSRAKDIVFSGRMVHADEAARIGLVDAVVPEEELIGTARAWVRRYTACPAGALAAAKEALDASMEGPLQDGLDLERSLFAPLLAAGERTDHFRRFQASRAGTTASAARAEATASAR; encoded by the coding sequence GTGAGCGTGCGGATCGCCTACGAGGACGACGTGGCCTGGGTGTGCCTGGACCGGGCGCCGCTCAACCTCTTCGACACGGCCCAGCAGCTCGGCGCCGAGCTGGCGCTGTGCGAACTGGAGGACCGGGAGGGGCTGCGCGCCGTGGTGTTCACCGGCGCCCACGGCCACTTCTCGGCGGGTGGCGACGTCAAGGAGATGGGTACGCTCCCGCCGGACGAGGTCGCCGACTACGCCGAGCGGATCAGCCGGCTGACCCGGCAGGTCGCCGCCCTGCCCGTCCCCGTCATCGCCGCCGCGGAGGGCTTCGTCCTGGGGGGCGGCTGCGAACTCGCCCTGGCCGCGGACGTACGCATCTGCACCCCCACCGCCCGCTTCGCCCTTCCCGAGACGCCGCTGGGGCTGATCCCCGGCGCCGGCGGAACCCAGCGGCTGCCCCGGCTGATCGGGCTGTCCCGGGCGAAGGACATCGTCTTCTCCGGCCGCATGGTGCACGCCGACGAGGCGGCCCGTATCGGACTCGTCGACGCCGTCGTCCCCGAGGAGGAGCTCATCGGGACGGCCCGCGCGTGGGTCCGGCGCTACACCGCCTGTCCGGCCGGGGCGCTGGCCGCGGCCAAGGAGGCACTCGACGCGAGCATGGAAGGCCCGCTCCAGGACGGGCTCGACCTGGAACGGTCCCTGTTCGCGCCCCTGTTGGCAGCCGGGGAGCGCACCGATCACTTCCGCCGCTTCCAGGCGTCACGGGCCGGGACCACCGCCTCCGCGGCGCGGGCCGAAGCCACCGCCTCCGCCCGGTAA
- a CDS encoding discoidin domain-containing protein produces MIAPLSPSAAAPRDTPRTAPCTPARDSGGSWSQTSTRFGEADGYDPYVGNGYLGHRVPATGAGYAATGEKTGWPLFTPRYDGAFVSGLYARDKKTAEGRDVIAALPSWTTLDVRVGRETYGSGTPAGRISHYRQTVLLRCGVVVTSLRWTTADGRATDLTYEVLADRSDVHTGAVRLRMTPHWDGEATVTGRLDGRGARRLAVADDGTFRTLGSGTAGAVVQTMRRGSGVVETLRPPSRSTRNPRATPVRSGRTYTFEKYVGVDTALTSRDPLGSARAAAHRAARRGWSGVYAANAAAWREAWSADISVPGSPALEGHLRAARYGLLANTRPGSSDSIAPAGLTSDNYAGMVFWDAETWMYPGLLVTHPELARSVVEYRYRTRGAAAENARKLGYRGLFYPWTSGSRGRLYSECQSWDPPHCLTQNHLQGDIALAVWQYYLATGDRAWLAGRGWPLLKGIAEFWQSRATANDDGSYSVTNVAGPDEYSNGVTDGVFTNAVAATALRRATRAAELLGHPAPAAWTRVADGLRIPYDKKRKIFLQYAGYNGSTIKQADTALLIYPLEWPMEPGAAAATLDHYAARTDPDGPAMTDSVHAVDAAAIGEPGCATYTYLQRAVRPFVRGPYALFSEARGEKSGAQDPLSGFPAEDFLTGKGGFLQVFTHGLTGLRLREDGVRLDPMLPPQLREGVTLTGLRHRGRTYEVAIGARRTEVRLTSGAPFTVHTPAGPRRLAGTLTLPTRRPDLTPTSNAARCRPATATSETPGLYAAAAVDGSPATAWSPDGAKGALSVDLGRVSAVTSFVPRWSDVRPEAHRLETSLDGGHWQPYRSGTAARYVRVTVTSADAEKPAGIDELTVGTAG; encoded by the coding sequence ATGATCGCGCCCCTCTCCCCCTCGGCGGCAGCCCCCCGCGACACACCGCGGACCGCACCCTGCACGCCGGCGCGGGACAGCGGCGGTTCCTGGTCGCAGACCTCCACCCGGTTCGGCGAGGCCGACGGATACGACCCGTACGTCGGCAACGGATATCTGGGCCACCGGGTGCCCGCGACCGGCGCCGGATACGCGGCGACGGGCGAGAAGACCGGCTGGCCGCTGTTCACCCCGCGCTACGACGGCGCGTTCGTCTCCGGGCTGTACGCCCGCGACAAGAAGACCGCCGAGGGCCGCGACGTGATCGCCGCCCTGCCGAGCTGGACGACGCTGGACGTGCGCGTCGGCAGGGAGACCTACGGCTCCGGCACCCCGGCCGGCCGGATCTCGCACTACCGCCAGACGGTCCTCCTGCGCTGCGGCGTCGTCGTCACCTCGCTGCGCTGGACCACGGCCGACGGCCGCGCCACCGACCTGACGTACGAGGTACTGGCCGACCGCTCCGACGTCCACACCGGTGCCGTACGCCTGCGGATGACCCCGCACTGGGACGGCGAGGCGACGGTGACCGGCCGCCTGGACGGGCGCGGCGCGCGCCGGCTCGCGGTGGCCGACGACGGCACCTTCCGCACCCTGGGCAGCGGGACGGCGGGGGCCGTCGTCCAGACGATGCGGCGCGGCTCCGGGGTCGTCGAGACGCTGCGGCCCCCGTCCCGGAGCACCCGGAACCCACGGGCCACGCCGGTGCGCAGCGGACGCACCTACACCTTCGAGAAGTACGTCGGGGTCGACACCGCCCTCACTTCCCGCGATCCGCTCGGCTCCGCCCGGGCCGCCGCCCACCGGGCCGCCCGGCGGGGCTGGTCCGGTGTCTACGCGGCCAACGCCGCCGCCTGGCGCGAGGCGTGGTCCGCCGACATCTCCGTACCCGGCAGTCCCGCACTGGAGGGCCACCTGCGGGCCGCGCGGTACGGGCTGCTCGCCAACACCCGTCCCGGCTCCTCGGACAGCATCGCCCCGGCCGGTCTGACCAGCGACAACTACGCCGGCATGGTGTTCTGGGACGCGGAGACGTGGATGTACCCGGGGCTGCTCGTCACCCACCCGGAGCTGGCCCGTTCCGTCGTCGAGTACCGCTACCGGACCCGGGGCGCCGCCGCCGAGAACGCCCGGAAGCTCGGCTACCGCGGTCTGTTCTATCCCTGGACGAGCGGCAGCAGGGGCCGGCTGTACTCCGAGTGCCAGAGCTGGGACCCGCCGCACTGCCTGACGCAGAACCACCTCCAGGGCGACATCGCGCTCGCGGTCTGGCAGTACTACCTGGCCACCGGGGACCGCGCCTGGCTCGCCGGGCGCGGCTGGCCGCTACTGAAGGGCATCGCCGAGTTCTGGCAGTCGCGCGCCACGGCCAACGACGACGGCAGCTACTCCGTGACGAACGTGGCGGGCCCCGACGAGTACAGCAACGGCGTCACCGACGGCGTCTTCACCAACGCCGTCGCCGCCACCGCGCTGCGCCGCGCGACCCGCGCGGCCGAGCTGCTCGGCCATCCGGCGCCGGCCGCCTGGACCCGGGTCGCGGACGGTCTGCGCATCCCGTACGACAAGAAGCGGAAGATCTTCCTCCAGTACGCGGGGTACAACGGCTCGACCATCAAGCAGGCCGACACCGCCCTGCTGATCTACCCGCTGGAGTGGCCGATGGAGCCGGGTGCCGCCGCGGCCACACTCGACCACTACGCCGCGCGCACCGACCCCGACGGCCCGGCGATGACGGACTCGGTGCACGCCGTCGACGCCGCCGCGATCGGGGAGCCGGGCTGTGCGACGTACACCTATCTCCAGCGCGCCGTGCGCCCGTTCGTCCGCGGACCGTACGCCCTCTTCTCCGAGGCGCGCGGCGAGAAGTCCGGGGCGCAGGACCCCCTTTCCGGCTTCCCCGCCGAGGATTTCCTCACCGGGAAGGGCGGCTTCCTCCAGGTCTTCACCCACGGGCTGACAGGGCTGCGGCTGCGCGAGGACGGGGTGCGGCTCGATCCGATGCTGCCGCCGCAGCTGCGCGAGGGCGTGACGCTGACGGGCCTGCGCCACCGGGGCCGTACGTACGAGGTGGCGATCGGCGCCCGGCGGACCGAGGTCCGGCTGACGTCCGGCGCCCCGTTCACGGTCCATACCCCCGCCGGTCCGCGCCGGCTCGCGGGCACGCTGACCCTGCCCACCCGGCGCCCCGACCTGACGCCGACGTCCAACGCGGCGCGGTGCCGCCCGGCGACGGCCACCTCCGAGACCCCCGGGCTGTACGCGGCAGCCGCCGTGGACGGCAGCCCGGCGACGGCCTGGTCCCCGGACGGGGCGAAGGGCGCGCTGTCGGTGGACCTGGGCCGGGTGTCCGCGGTCACCTCGTTCGTCCCGCGGTGGAGCGACGTACGACCCGAGGCGCACCGGCTGGAGACCTCGCTCGACGGCGGTCACTGGCAGCCGTACCGGTCGGGTACGGCTGCCCGGTACGTACGGGTGACGGTGACCTCGGCGGATGCGGAGAAGCCCGCGGGCATCGACGAGCTGACGGTCGGGACGGCCGGGTAG
- a CDS encoding threonine synthase — MAQYLCPQDGTRADTTTLTWCCPVCRGPWDLDFGISAGLSLNSLAGRVNSLWRYEEVLPLATPATSLGEGRTPLVPLTGTVSAKLDFLMPTLSFKDRGAVMLAELARRLDPRRVVADSSGNAGTAVAAYCARAGLPCTVYVPEGTSPKKTEQIRAHGARLEIVPGDREATARAARAAADAPGTFYASHVFNPYFLHGTKTYVYELWEDLGGTLPDTIAVPVGNGTLLLGAALATAELHAQGLIERRPALIAVQAEAVSPLAAAFRAGADELPPARADDGPAAATLAEGIAIPRPPRARQILAAVRASGGTFLTVSEDRIRSAQLDLAARGLYVETTGVACWAAVGDWTDRSVVVPLCGAGLKTGTAAPR; from the coding sequence ATGGCCCAGTACCTCTGCCCGCAGGACGGGACCCGAGCCGACACGACCACGCTGACCTGGTGCTGCCCCGTCTGCCGGGGCCCCTGGGACCTCGACTTCGGGATCTCCGCAGGGCTCTCGCTCAACTCCCTGGCCGGGCGGGTCAATTCACTGTGGCGTTACGAAGAGGTTCTTCCGCTCGCCACCCCGGCGACCTCGCTCGGCGAGGGCCGCACCCCACTGGTCCCCCTCACCGGCACGGTCTCGGCCAAGCTCGACTTCCTCATGCCGACGCTCTCGTTCAAGGACCGCGGCGCCGTGATGCTCGCCGAGCTCGCCCGGCGCCTGGATCCGCGCCGCGTGGTGGCCGACAGCAGCGGCAACGCCGGAACCGCCGTCGCCGCCTACTGCGCCCGGGCCGGGCTGCCCTGCACCGTGTACGTCCCCGAAGGGACCTCCCCGAAGAAGACCGAGCAGATCCGGGCCCACGGCGCCCGGCTGGAAATCGTCCCCGGCGACCGCGAGGCCACCGCACGGGCCGCCCGCGCCGCCGCGGACGCACCGGGCACCTTCTACGCCTCGCACGTCTTCAACCCGTACTTCCTGCACGGCACCAAGACCTACGTGTACGAGCTGTGGGAGGACCTCGGCGGGACCCTGCCGGACACCATCGCCGTCCCGGTGGGCAACGGGACGCTACTTCTCGGCGCCGCGCTCGCCACGGCCGAACTGCACGCCCAGGGCCTGATCGAGCGGCGCCCCGCGCTGATCGCCGTGCAGGCGGAGGCCGTCTCCCCGCTGGCCGCCGCCTTCCGGGCGGGCGCCGACGAGCTGCCGCCCGCCCGCGCGGACGACGGGCCCGCCGCCGCCACGCTCGCCGAGGGCATCGCCATCCCCCGACCGCCTCGCGCCCGCCAGATCCTGGCGGCGGTGCGCGCATCGGGCGGCACCTTCCTCACCGTGTCGGAGGACCGCATCCGCAGCGCGCAGCTGGACCTGGCCGCCCGCGGCCTCTACGTCGAGACGACCGGGGTGGCCTGCTGGGCGGCCGTGGGCGACTGGACCGACCGCAGCGTGGTCGTGCCGCTGTGCGGCGCCGGGCTGAAGACGGGTACGGCCGCCCCGCGCTGA
- a CDS encoding S8 family peptidase, with protein MRHTPYTRRRLAAASVIAGAAMALTTAAAFPATASEAAPEGRIENAGAPGAISGSYIVTLDESAADAGSASGKALAKEYGAEIKKTYRAALNGYAVELSASQAKKFAADPAVESVVQNRTFTISGTQPSPPSWGLDRIDQKTLPLNQSYTYPDKAGEGVTAYVIDTGVRISHSDFGGRASYGYDAIDNDNTAQDGHGHGTHVAGTVAGTSYGVAKKAKIVGVRVLDNSGSGTTAQVVAGIDWVTANAVKPAVANMSLGGGADSALDTAVRNSIASGITYAVAAGNESTNASTKSPARVTEAITVGSTTNTDARSSFSNYGTVLDLFAPGSSITSSWNTSDSATNTISGTSMASPHVAGAAALYLADHPGQTPAQVSAGLVAAASTGVVTSPGTGSPNLLLNVGAGTVTPPGPKFENTTGYAIADNSTVEAPVTVTGVAGNAPAALSVPVNITHTYIGDLKIDLVAPDGSVYTLKAYGVGGSADNVVTTYSVNASSEVANGTWKLRVSDNAAADTGRLNSWALQF; from the coding sequence ATGCGTCACACCCCGTACACCCGTCGAAGACTGGCCGCGGCGAGCGTCATAGCCGGAGCCGCGATGGCGCTCACCACCGCGGCGGCCTTCCCGGCCACCGCCTCGGAGGCCGCGCCGGAAGGCCGGATCGAGAACGCGGGCGCCCCGGGCGCCATCAGCGGCAGCTACATCGTCACCCTCGACGAATCGGCCGCCGACGCCGGCTCCGCGTCGGGCAAGGCGCTGGCCAAGGAGTACGGCGCCGAGATCAAGAAGACCTACCGCGCGGCCCTCAACGGCTACGCCGTCGAACTCTCGGCCTCGCAGGCGAAGAAGTTCGCCGCGGACCCGGCCGTCGAGTCCGTGGTCCAGAACCGCACCTTCACGATCTCGGGCACCCAGCCCTCACCGCCCTCGTGGGGCCTGGACCGGATCGACCAGAAGACCCTCCCGCTGAACCAGAGTTACACCTACCCCGACAAGGCGGGCGAGGGCGTCACCGCGTACGTCATCGACACGGGTGTGCGGATCAGCCACAGCGACTTCGGCGGCCGGGCCTCGTACGGCTACGACGCCATCGACAACGACAACACCGCGCAGGACGGCCACGGCCACGGCACCCACGTGGCGGGCACCGTCGCGGGCACCTCGTACGGTGTCGCCAAGAAGGCGAAGATCGTCGGCGTCCGCGTGCTCGACAACAGCGGTTCCGGTACGACCGCGCAGGTCGTCGCCGGTATCGACTGGGTGACGGCCAACGCCGTCAAGCCGGCCGTCGCCAACATGAGCCTCGGCGGCGGGGCGGACTCCGCGCTCGACACCGCCGTGCGCAACTCGATCGCGTCGGGCATCACCTACGCCGTCGCGGCGGGCAACGAGTCGACCAACGCCTCCACCAAGTCCCCGGCGCGCGTCACCGAGGCCATCACCGTCGGCTCCACGACCAACACCGACGCCCGCTCCAGCTTCTCCAACTACGGCACGGTCCTGGACCTGTTCGCCCCGGGTTCCTCGATCACCTCGTCGTGGAACACGAGCGACAGCGCCACCAACACCATCTCCGGTACGTCGATGGCGAGCCCGCACGTGGCCGGTGCCGCGGCGCTCTACCTGGCGGACCACCCGGGCCAGACGCCGGCGCAGGTCTCGGCCGGACTAGTCGCGGCGGCCTCGACCGGTGTGGTGACCAGCCCGGGCACCGGCTCGCCGAACCTCCTGCTGAACGTCGGCGCGGGTACGGTCACGCCGCCCGGACCGAAGTTCGAGAACACGACCGGCTACGCGATCGCGGACAACTCCACGGTCGAGGCGCCGGTCACCGTCACCGGTGTCGCCGGTAACGCGCCGGCCGCGCTGAGCGTCCCGGTCAACATCACGCACACCTACATCGGCGACCTGAAGATCGACCTGGTCGCCCCCGACGGGTCGGTCTACACCCTGAAGGCGTACGGCGTGGGCGGCAGCGCCGACAACGTGGTCACCACCTACTCGGTGAACGCCTCGTCGGAGGTCGCCAACGGCACCTGGAAGCTCCGGGTCAGCGACAACGCGGCGGCCGACACCGGCCGGCTCAACTCGTGGGCCCTGCAGTTCTAG